TATTGGGCAGAACGTAGCTCCTCCCACTACACAGACGCGTACCGGGTCCACACAGACGGCGCAGACCCAGACGTCTCAGCCACAGCAGAAGGCGCCTGCTAGCTACAGCGTGATTATAGCCACGGGGGGCACAGGAGGCGTCTATTATTACTACGGCGGCGTAGTTGCGGGCATGCTCAAAAACTTCACAAATATCGACGCGACGTCGATACAAACAGCGGCTTCTATAGACAACTTGCTCTTGATTAGAGACAAGTCTGATCCCACGAAGGGGATATACTACTGCGCCACAGTTCTGCCTGACTCGGCCTACCTGGCCTACACGGGCCAGGACAGTAGATTCAAGGACAGGAGGGCGCCGATTGCGATAATGTGGGCTATGTATCCAAACTATCTACATATAGTTACTAGGAGCGACACGGGCATCAAGACGGTGTACGACCTCAAGGGCAAGCGCGTATCTACCGGGGCGCCGGGGAGCGGGACTGAGGTAGAGGCTCTCCTACTGTTGCAGGTGTTGGGCATAGACCCGGCGAAGGACTTCTCCAAGTGGGAGAGGCTGGGCGCGGCTGAAAGCGCCAACGCTCTTAAGGACGGCGCTATAGATGCCTACTTCTGGAGCGGGGGCCTCCCGACGTCTTCAATAGTGGAGCTGGCAGCCGCGTTGAAGCAACGTGGGGGCATAGTGCTGGTGGAGGTGCCGGACGATGCGATAAACGCCTTTACCCAAAAATTCCCGGGTCTAGCTACTAAGGGCGTGATTCCTAAAAACGTTTATGGTACTGATAAGGATGTGC
The sequence above is drawn from the Pyrobaculum ferrireducens genome and encodes:
- a CDS encoding TAXI family TRAP transporter solute-binding subunit gives rise to the protein MRTTLLMIGVVVVLAIIAILVATIGQNVAPPTTQTRTGSTQTAQTQTSQPQQKAPASYSVIIATGGTGGVYYYYGGVVAGMLKNFTNIDATSIQTAASIDNLLLIRDKSDPTKGIYYCATVLPDSAYLAYTGQDSRFKDRRAPIAIMWAMYPNYLHIVTRSDTGIKTVYDLKGKRVSTGAPGSGTEVEALLLLQVLGIDPAKDFSKWERLGAAESANALKDGAIDAYFWSGGLPTSSIVELAAALKQRGGIVLVEVPDDAINAFTQKFPGLATKGVIPKNVYGTDKDVQTLSFWNMFVCHKDMPDELAYQITKTVFEHLDILQKSVAAAKDTTLKNALLYYGGTIPYHPGALRYYKEVGALK